The DNA sequence TCTCCTCCGGCAGCGTCACCAGGGCCAGCGCGGTGCGGGCCGGGTCGACCAGCCAGTCGCGCATCCACAGCGCGTCGCTGCGGAGCGGCCCGGGCGGCACGGTGCCCAGCATGGCGCCCGGCACCCGCAGCAGCTGCACGCAGTGGCCGGTGGAGGGCGCGTCCAGCACCACCAGGTCCCAGCGCGGCCTGCCGCGCACCTCGGCGCGGGCCTCGTGCAGGATCTTGCCGAGCATGACCAGCTCGCCCAGCGAGGGCACCACCCGCAGGAAGTGGCGCACCAGGCGGTTCTCGAAGACCGCCTCGTAGACCGCGCGGAACCTGAGGATCATCAGGCCGTACTCGCGCATGGCCTCGGCCGGGGTGACGTCCACGGTGTGCAGCCCGGGCCGGGCCGCCCGGACGGTGGGCCCGGCCGGCGGCGCGCCCAGGAGCGGCGCCACCCGCTCCTGCGCGTTCACCTCGCAGACCAGCACCCGCTTGCCGGCCCGGGCCGCCAGCACCGCCAGCGCGGCGGCCACCGACGACTTGCCCACGCCGCCCTTGCCGGTGACGACGACCAGTCGGCGGTCGAGGAGGGCGCTGGGCACGCGTGGTACGCTATTCCGAAAGGGACCCGTCCACCATGCTCTTCGACGACGTGCTCAAGAACCCGCTCGTGAAGAAGGCCCTGGCCGCCGGCGAGCAGCAGGCGGAGCGGGCGGTCGGCAAGCTCCTCTCCAGCCAGGCGGTGGCCACCGGGCTGCAGGGGCTGCTGACCGCCGCCTCCACCGCCCGCGCCACCTTCGAGGCCGGGGTGCAGACCGCCCTCAAGGCCGCCAACCTCCCCAGCGCCGGCGAGGTGCAGGCCCTCAAGCAGAAGATCGACGAGCTCGAGGCGCTGCTCGACGACCTCTCGGCCCGCCTCGACGCCGCCCCACCGGCCGCGCCGCGCCGCGACCCGCCCCCGGCCGACGGACGCTGAGCCTGAGCCGGATGCGCCGGATCGCCTTCATCAACGAGAAGGGCGGCACCTGCAAGACCACCCTGGCGGTCAACACCGGGGCCTGGCTGGCCACCGGGCGCTCGCTGCGCGTCCTGCTGGCCGACCTCGACACCCAGGGCCACGCCGGCAAGTCGCTGGGGGTGGACGTGCGCGGCCTCTCGCCCACGGTGCACGAGTGGCTGCTCGGCCAGGCCTCGTTCGAGGAGGTGGTGCGCCCCACCCCGGTGCCGGGCCTGGACCTGCTGCCGGCCAACAAGGCGCTGGCCGGCCTGCCGGTGGCGCTGGCCGCGGCGCCCGACCGCGCCACCCGGCTGGCCTCCCGCCTGGCCGGGATCCCGGCCGGGCGCTACGACGCGGTGCTCATCGACTCGCCGCCCTCGCGCTCGCTGATCACGGAGAACGTGCTCTACGCGGCCGACGCCATCGTGGTGCCGGTGGCGCTCACCTACCTGGCGCTGGACGGCTGCGCCGAGATCATGGAGTCGCTCGACGACCTGCGCGCCGCCCACGGCCGCGCGCCCGAGCTGGCGCTGGTGGTGCCGGCCCTCTACCGCAAGACCCAGCTGGCCGACGAGATCCTGGCCACCCTGCGCCAGCGCTTCCCGGACCAGCTCTCCCACGCCGTCCTGGGCTGGTCGGTCAAGGTGGACGAGGCGCAGAGCTTCGGCCGCACCGTCTTCGAGCACGCCCCGCGCAGCCCCGGCGCGGTGGCCCTGGCCGAGATCGCCGACGAGGTGCTGGTGCGGGCGCTGGGGGCGCCGCCGCCGCGCCGCTGACCCTCCCGCCGCCGGCAGGGCCGCGCCGCGGGGCCGCCCGCCCGCGGGCGCCCGGCCCGGGCGGCCTACTTCCTCGTCAGCTCGTCGAGCTTCGACTCCAGCGCGGCGATGCGCTGCGAGATGTCCTCCAGCTGCCGGTTCACCTCGGGCAGGTGCTGCACGCCCTCGGCGGCGGCGCGCACCCGCTCGTCGATGCGCTTCTGCAGGCTGGCCAGCGCCTCCTGCGAGGCGCTCACCAGCTCGCGGGCCCGCTCGCCGGTCTGCTGGCCGCGCGCCAGCAGCCCCTGCACGCGGCTCTCGGCCGCCTGCCGGACCGCGTCCACCTTGCCGCGCAGGTCGCCGCCGGCGCCGTCCACCAGCTGCTGCGCCACCTCGCTGCCGTGGCGGATGAGGCCGAGCAGGGTCTTCAGGCTCATCTTGGAGGTCTTCTTCTCCTCCTCGAAGATGATCTGCGCCAGGGTGACCGCGGTGAGGTCGTCCTTGGTGCGGTTGTCGACCACCTTCACCTCGGCGCCCGCCTTGATCATCTCGGCGATCTCGTCGAGCGTGACGTAGCGCGACTCCACCGTGTCGTAGAGCTTCCGGTTGGTGTAGCGCTTGATCACCTTGGGCTCGCGTCCGGGGGAGGCGAACTCGTCGGGCGGCGAGGGCACGTCGTTCATCGGGTCACCGGGTAGTGCGCAAGTGCCTGCAATCGCGGGGATTGTTCTGGCGATGGCGCTTGGTGTCAAGGGGAACGCGGTGTAATCTCCTCGGTCTCGGACGGGCCCCCTCATGATCGTCGTCTGCACCGGCTGCTCAGCCAAGTTCAAGGTCGCCGACGCCAAGGTCGGGCCCCAGGGCGCCAAGCTCCGCTGCTCCAGGTGCCAGACCGTCTTCATGGTCCACCGCGAGGAGGTGGTCGAGCCCACCCCGCCGCCGGTCCCCCTGGCGGGGCCACCGCCCTTGCCGCGCCGCGCCTCCACGGCCGCGTCGCTCCCGGCCGCGGCCCCGGCGGCGCCCTCCAGCGAGGTGGGGGTGCCGGTGGACGCCCGCGCCGCCTTCGAGATCGACCTGGAGGTGCGCACCCCGCGCGCCCGGGAGCTGGCCCGCCCGGCGCCACCGCCGGATCCCTTCGGGCCGCCGCCGACCTCCGAGTACCTCTTCAACCCCCCGTCCCCGGGCCCGGCCCTGCCGCCCCGGGACGACCCCTTCGGCCCGCCCTCGCACCGGGCCGGGGTGGGCGGCCAGGCCCCGCCGCCGTCCGAGGACCCGTTCCAGACCGCCCTCGACCCGTTCGCGGCGGTGCAGGCGCCGGTGCCTGAGGACCTGCTGCGGGCGCCCCCGGCGCCGCTCGAGCCCGAGGAGGACCCCTTCGCCGCCCCCTTGCCGTCGCCCCTCGGGGACGCGGGGGACCTGACGCTGGAGGAGCGCAGCGCGCCCGCGCCGCGCCCCCGCTCGTCCGCCCCCATGGGCGACCCCTTCGGCGGGCCCGACGAGGGCGAGCTCGGCTT is a window from the Anaeromyxobacter sp. genome containing:
- a CDS encoding AAA family ATPase, whose product is MPSALLDRRLVVVTGKGGVGKSSVAAALAVLAARAGKRVLVCEVNAQERVAPLLGAPPAGPTVRAARPGLHTVDVTPAEAMREYGLMILRFRAVYEAVFENRLVRHFLRVVPSLGELVMLGKILHEARAEVRGRPRWDLVVLDAPSTGHCVQLLRVPGAMLGTVPPGPLRSDALWMRDWLVDPARTALALVTLPEEMPVTEAIELDAALRAQVGLAPAALVVNAMPPARFSAAEAARLPGLADGPPPLGPAARAGRLQAVRAEASAREAARARAALDLPTTLLPLLASPTFGAPEVERLADVLGAPGPGEPAWLAPAAPGRAP
- a CDS encoding ParA family protein — translated: MRRIAFINEKGGTCKTTLAVNTGAWLATGRSLRVLLADLDTQGHAGKSLGVDVRGLSPTVHEWLLGQASFEEVVRPTPVPGLDLLPANKALAGLPVALAAAPDRATRLASRLAGIPAGRYDAVLIDSPPSRSLITENVLYAADAIVVPVALTYLALDGCAEIMESLDDLRAAHGRAPELALVVPALYRKTQLADEILATLRQRFPDQLSHAVLGWSVKVDEAQSFGRTVFEHAPRSPGAVALAEIADEVLVRALGAPPPRR
- a CDS encoding transcriptional regulator yields the protein MNDVPSPPDEFASPGREPKVIKRYTNRKLYDTVESRYVTLDEIAEMIKAGAEVKVVDNRTKDDLTAVTLAQIIFEEEKKTSKMSLKTLLGLIRHGSEVAQQLVDGAGGDLRGKVDAVRQAAESRVQGLLARGQQTGERARELVSASQEALASLQKRIDERVRAAAEGVQHLPEVNRQLEDISQRIAALESKLDELTRK